A section of the Perognathus longimembris pacificus isolate PPM17 chromosome 7, ASM2315922v1, whole genome shotgun sequence genome encodes:
- the LOC125355305 gene encoding 40S ribosomal protein S3a-like, translated as MAVGKNKRLIKGGKKGAKKKVVDPFSKKDWYDVKAPAMFNIRNIGKTLVTRTQGTKIASDGLKGRVFEMSLADLQNNEVAFRKFKLITEDVQGKNCLTNFHGMDLTRDKMCSMVKKWQTMIEAHVDVKTTDGYLLRLFCVGFTKKRNNQIRKTSYAQHQQVRQIRKKMMELMTREVQTNDLKEVVNKLIPDNIGKDIEKACQSIYPLHDVFVRKVKMLKKPKFELGKLMELHGEGGSSGKATGDKTGAKVE; from the coding sequence ATGGCAGTCGGCAAGAACAAGCGCCTTATCAAAGGCGGTAAAAAGGGAGCCAAGAAGAAAGTGGTTGATCCATTTTCTAAGAAAGATTGGTATGATGTGAAAGCACCGGCCATGTTCAATATAAGGAATATTGGGAAAACACTAGTCACAAGGACTCAAGGAACCAAAATCGCATCTGATGGCCTCAAGGGTCGGGTGTTTGAAATGAGCCTTGCCGATCTGCAGAATAATGAAGTCGCATTCAGAAAGTTCAAGCTCATTACTGAGGATGTTCAGGGCAAGAACTGTCTGACCAACTTCCATGGCATGGATCTCACCCGAGACAAAATGTGCTCCATGGTCAAAAAGTGGCAGACCATGATTGAAGCTCATGTTGATGTCAAGACTACAGATGGTTATTTGCTTCGTCTGTTCTGTGTTGGTTTTACTAAAAAACGCAACAATCAAATCCGCAAGACCTCCTATGCCCAGCATCAGCAGGTGCGCCAGATCCGGAAGAAGATGATGGAGCTCATGACCAGAGAGGTGCAGACAAATGACTTGAAAGAAGTCGTTAATAAATTGATTCCAGACAACATtggcaaagacatagaaaaggcCTGCCAGTCTATTTATCCACTGCATGATGTCTTcgttagaaaagtaaaaatgctgaAGAAGCCCAAATTTGAATTGGGAAAACTGATGGAGCTTCATGGTGAAGGTGGTAGTTCTGGAAAAGCTACTGGAGACAAGACTGGTGCTAAAGTCGAGTGA